A window of Ictalurus punctatus breed USDA103 chromosome 21, Coco_2.0, whole genome shotgun sequence genomic DNA:
TTGTCAGCTGAGCAAAGTGCTATGATGTTTCACTATATTGATAAAATACACTGTAGTTAAAACCCTTCAGGGCTTTAAACATCATGTACATGACTTTATTGTCAAAGCGTAAAATATTAGACAGCCAGAGTAGCTTGAATAGGACTGGGATAACTAACCAAAGCTTCCTTAAAGAGGTAGCAAGAGCTAGACAATACTTTACAATAGTCCGATAGAGACATTATGAaagaatacattatttattcagAATCATGTTGGTTTACCATATTTCTTAGTTTGTCAATGTCTCAGAGATGTTACTTATATGGGAATCAAATGATAAGCCAACATACCGTATATGGTTACACCAAGTTTGGCAGTACCCAGTATCACTGGTTCTGTATTATTCAAATATAGAAGAGGGAAGTTTCTCTTCATTCACACTTTATCATTGTTACGTAGTCTTTGATTTTGTGTAGCTGTGCTGCTAAATCTGAATGAACTGACAAATATAATTGTGTGCTATTAGCTTGCAATTGAGATCTTCGAGAATGATGTCTAAGGTGATAGAGATAAAGGGAGAATAATAGACTGAATTGTACTTTTATAAGAATTTCTACTAAAAAACTGGTATCATTATAAACCAGACAAGCATTTTCaagcatttcttttaaaatatcaTGGTCAAAATTATTCATGATCAATAGAACACTCAAGTCCAACAGCACAAAAATGGAAACAAACAATAATTTTTCTTGCTATTCCACTTTTCTCAGATCTTGTTCCTGACTGGTCTGGCCTTCATCATTGGCCTGAGGAGAACGGCTCACTTCTTTTTCCAGAGGCAAAAGCTTAGAGCCTCCTCCTTTTTCCTGGGTGGTGTGGCTTTAGTGGTGCTCCGATGGCCACGCATAGGCATGCTCGTGGAGAGTTATGGCTTTGTGCTTCTGTTTAAGTGAGTAACATTTGGTTGGCTTATACATTAtgacaacatttacatttatcaaAATGTCTGATTTTAAACATGATATAAAGGATATGAAATCTACAGTGGTAACTGATTAGTACTGTGGTCTTTTTGTTGGGAAGTTATTACTGTACATGATCAGACAAATCTAAATATAAAGTAGGGGTTTAAGGCAATAACATGATGTGCTATCTGTATGTGCTATCTGTTTAGTTCTCTAAATATCTCTATCTGTATTTAAAcatgaagtgggcgtggcctctcaattggtgtttatttatttatttagtaatcCTATCACGAAGCCCCTGAAGATAAATAGAAATGACAGCACTATCAGCATGGTGTGCTGGCTCTGACAATTCCTcagcctcagctacatcactcgagttcatAATTGCTGTCAACTAGACATGTGCGCAGGACTTTTTAATTAATCCTACTCActctgttattatttttgtttgtacctgcctatgatattttctaataaatttAGTTAGGTTGTTATTACCAAAATATAACCAAATGAGTAATTTAAGCCTAATCTaaacacaaccctgaccaggcatgaatgatgaatgataCTAAGGAGGAATCAGTGAATGctgtatgttttctttgtttgtcaAGTGAAGTCCTGCGAGTTTATATCTAACCGTTCACGTGCGCTTGCATGAAAGTGAAAACCTCCCCAGCCCATGTAACACGTTTTGTTGTGTTCCATGGGATCCCAGTCCCAGTACAAACTCTAGTCTCAATCACATGCTCTGTGAACTTTTCTGACAAACTTTCtaatgaaataatttaaaaacgtgtctgtatttgtatccatttagaACACATTCTGTTGCATGCCTAGTCTATAACAGCAGAGTaaactgttttttctttaaccCAGTTAACTCTTTTTAGTAACCATCTATAATCATCAATTATATAATGTCAGCAAACGTTGTCATGCTGATTTCAGCTGACATTTATCAATTTTGCTAAAGACATGCCAACCGTACTCCCTTACTGTAAAGATATAGACAGTTATGAATGATATTCTGTCATTTTCCAGGTCGTTCTTCCCAATGGCTTTTGGATTTCTTGGAACGGTTTTGAATATGCCATTCCTCACTACAGTAAGAAGGATATGAGTTAATATTATTCAGCACTTACACAGTGAAAGGTGAATTTGATGACAGTAGTAATGTTTTTCTTACTCTCTTCTTTAGCTATTTAATTACTCAGGAAGCAGCTCCTCTATGGTGTAAGAGTTCTCACAAAGATGACGGCACAGTGAAGCATGTGAATACCAAGATACAAGTGTAGATCAAGTACTGTGGTGTGTGGTGGATTTTGGGGAACAAAAGACTATAAAACATATCCATGAAGCACACCTTGAACTCACTGATCAGCCAAGTGTGAACTgcatgttgctgttttttttgtctgtatggAATGTATACTATTTTAAGAATATTTtaatttgtgtattattttGAATAAACCCAGTGTTACTTTTAAACTCTGCTCTTTATCTTTTAATGATTTGGAGGAATTCCTATATTGCATCTCTATTGTACAGTTAATTAACTATGAATGTTGCCAAGATGATGCGTTTCATTTCCTTTTCTAAATAAGGTTCAAAATGCACAGAGTTTCTAAAACTTGTTGACCCGGTCAAGTTCTTCATCTCCATTTTAGAAGCGCATTTGTGCAGCGTGAACGCTgtgttctctttttcttttgtttgtcaaatctatattttaaaatctCATCTAATTTAATTTAGATGTAGATGGCAAATTCCATAAAGATGCTTCATAATTCCAGTGAATTGTTGGCCAGGAGCTATCGAGAGACGCAGACAGATCAGAGGGAAAAGACAGAAGGAGTGTTACTGGGGTCTCACCAACGGCCGGCTAGGAAACTCATGACGTAGGATCGTTTGGAGTATAAAAAGGGTTTGGGAGAGTAACACAGGGGGTTCACTGTGTATTACAGAGTCCCATATTTACTGCACATCCAGATCTGAAGAAGTACGTACAGGTATGCAATTTACTATTTTgctaaaataaatctgtgtgtaaTGGCATCCTTAAAGAATCaattatgtgtatgtgtgtggctgGGTGGGTGGTGGTTTTTTAAGTGGGTGCAGTTACTTACGTTTTGTGTTTGCAGCTGCTTATTTCAGGTAAAGTTTAACCAAATTAGTAAAGAAGCAAAAAATAGTTTGGAGTGGTTAAAGAAGATTCATTTACTCCATTATCACCTGCACTTCAGTATTGTTATGATCTGCATGAGTGTACTGATTGTACCGAGTACTGTCTGCTAAGATGTTATTATTTCTCAAaagtattatttgtatttttataacaAATAAGTCATAAGAAAATATGGAGGTTAATAATACAGAATGTTATATTAATCACATTCCAGTTTAAAACTCCCTTAACATAATCATATAATCACGGCTCCAGTATCAAGTTTAACCTTTCAGCTTCAGATCACGGCAGGAAAAGGTGACATCATATTGTCTTTGATGGTGTTTACTGTTTTTGaagtgtgcatgcgtgtgtgtgtgtgtgtgtgtgtgtgtgtgtgtgtgtgtgtgtgtgtgtgtgtgtgtgtgtgtgtgtgcacgtacatgtctttatatcttggtggggaccaaatgtgCCTACTAGGATgggaatatttaatatttgacagtttttaAATGTAGCTGGTCCCCAcaagtttgttgttttgtttgtttgtttgtttgtttgtttgtttgtttgtttgtttattacttCTTTTTTAACTTTCTGGTTACTGAGGGTAAGGTTAGGTGCAGCGTaccattaattagctgcattaataattatttcagAAGATAGTAAGACAAATTATTTCAGAAGATAGTAAGacaagtgtgtgcgtgtgtgtgtgtgtgtgtgtgtgagagagagagagagagagagagagagagagagaagtttatAGTGAGccagctagagagagagagagagaggcaggcagagagagaaatctGCCAGGAAACAATCAGCAAAGAAGGGTACACACACTGCGTCAATATAAATCCACCCCCTTATCTAATTTCCTCAGATTACAATAGGAGATATCATGTATCCTCAGTGTAAAACATTACACATTAGATTTAAGCTTTGACATTTGTGGATGGCTGCTTAATGTTTTCCCATTGTGATTATTGTATTTCCTTACAGACGCCCTGCATAGATTTCCCTTCAGTAAACTGTGAACGATACTAGAAATGGTCCTGCTTGCAATGATACTCCTGTTATCAGTTACACTTGGAGAGACTAATCCCACAAGGGAGTATACTGAAGGTATTACACAACAgacacattttttattcatgatAAGTAATGTGTAGACATCTCTAAAGCTGTACCCTTCCATTACAATCTAACTTGACATAACATGATATACTGTAGtgtaagaagaagaagcaaaacagtttaaaaaaaaaaaaaaaaaaagacttatgAATCCTTTGAGCATTACATTAATGCAACTTTGTACAGTAGCAGACACAGTGTATGATCACAGAATAAACTACAGTTCAGAGATCCTCCGCCTAAGCTGCtaaaataaacctgtggtttTCACACTTCTAGATAAAGCACTCCTATTGGCCGTGGTGCAACCTAGCAAAGGcaaatgatttaaaagaaaCATGACTAAATCAtcactttataaataaaaacaggatcatggatgaaaacatttatacatGAACAAGATGATAGAACATGTCAAACTGTTTTTTCTGTGAAGCAGTTTGATAATCGGAGGAAATAGCCCATATTTACACTGGGACGTGCAGGAAATTAAACTGCATGCACATCATTCAGTTGTGAATGATGTACAGTAAACTAAAGCAGCACCTCAGCAAGGTTAAGTTTAATGTGATTTGCCATTAAAATGGTGATGAGAAGGTCACCATTTATTCTTAGATTCAATTCTGCTTTTGTAAATCATGTTGAATTTAGCAGCTACAAAATGCTGAATCTCTTTAAGAACCATttcgaggaaaaaaaaacaagcagctaCACAGTCCTTTTATGTTATGGGTGATTAAAGATGCAAACATCTAGTACACCAAATTTGCTGAGATTGAGCTCAGACATTCAACAATTTATCTTTAACAATTTAAATAAGGAAAGAGTAACTGAAACACCAGACCGTGGCAAAGAGCTCATTTAATCCTTAACTCTGTAATAATATAATGCCTTCACAAGAGGAAGAGCATAAAAGATTTGTAATTCATAATTTGTAAATTGGTAGCCTTCATACAATCATATGAGCTTAAACTGTACTTTCCTGAGCACTTTCAAGTTCTTGTATTCAGATTAAGATTAAaacatataatttaatttaatccaAAGCAGGTGTAGGACAagtatgtgtatagtatataaaaCAGTATATAATACTAATCTctacatgtatgtatatttttatgtgCACTATTATATTcgctcactgaccactttattagaaatACCTGTACACCGGCTCATTCGTGCATTAAtccaatcagctaatcatgtcACATCAGTGCAATACatacaggacaaaaaaaaatattgcatgatCTTTTTCCAATATAAAGTAGTCCTGTTtctgtgagtctgtgcccactgtaacctcagattcctgttcttgtccAACACGAGTGTAACCctatgtggtcttctgctgttgtagcccatcagCCTGAACGTTCGAAGTGTGGTgaattctgagatgcttttctgctcactacagtTATAAAGAATGCTTATTTAatttactgtagccttcctgtaaACTCAAACTAATCTAGGTTAATGTCCTTTAacctctctcattaacaagaagtttccacccacagaactgacTCTCACTGGGTGTTTTCTGTTGTTTActccattctgtataaactagaaactgttgtgtgtgaaaatcccaggagatcagcagtttctgaaatattcacaccagcccatctggtaccaccAAACATGCCAAAGTCCCTGAGATCACAGTTTCCTTATTCTGATGTTTTATATTGACCTATATCTGCATGACTGCCAGATTGGACAATTGCTTGAATAAACTTATACACagttgttcctaataaagtggtcagtgagtgtaCATACTCAATACAATTATAATACactaaatgtattaaaatatacTATATTTTTAAGGATATGTCTTAAACTGTAGTGTCCCTGATATCTGAAAAGTTTCATACACATATGtcacttctcttttttctgtaGATGCTGAGGAGCAAGTGCTCAAAGTTTTGCAGAGAATCGCCGCACGACCCACACCTGAATCTCTGGCATCCAAACTCTCATCTCACCTCCCCATGGACATGTCCAACCCATGGCTAAGTGCACGAATTCCCAGCAGTTCATGGTGGTGGCACCCTGAAAAACCTCATCCTGAAACCAAGAGGAGGCAGAATCTTGCATCATATAATCTTAATTCATTCGGCCTTCGTTATGGGAAGTAAGATCAGGCCATGGCTACAGAATGGATTCTGCTCACAACTATTAAGCAGTTATGATTATTGTCATTTTctgatgcatttttaattatatttggcTTGACAGTATACCACTTTGTCTGCTTTGTCTATTTTGACAGCAACACGTAGTTGGGAGTAGTGAATAAGGATGACTGGCACCAGTCTTATAAAATCTTCTATTCGCATCAAATAAACTTTATAATCTTTGATAAAATTTCAtgtgtgcatttttattgtttcatttactacgcATGTtctatactgtgtgtgtgcgtgtgtgtgtgtgtgtgtgtatatatatatatatatatatatatatataaaaacacaaaatgtattttccaATACAGTTCCACTGGCATAATTCCTGGCATGATGACAAAGCTTGTTTATTTGTCCTGTAATTCTTAGACGAAATGCTTTGTCATTTTTAGAACAGTGCATATAATACTCATGTTCAAGGCAAATAaggtcattcattcatttattcatcttcagtaaccactttatcctggcaGAGTCACAGTGGAGCCCAAGCCTATTCGGGGAACACTGGAACAtgctggatgggacaccagttcttctcaggcaccatgcacac
This region includes:
- the kiss1 gene encoding LOW QUALITY PROTEIN: metastasis-suppressor KiSS-1 (The sequence of the model RefSeq protein was modified relative to this genomic sequence to represent the inferred CDS: substituted 1 base at 1 genomic stop codon), giving the protein MVLLAMILLLSVTLGETNPTREYTEDAEEQVLKVLQRIAARPTPESLASKLSSHLPMDMSNPWLSARIPSSSWWWHPEKPHPETKRRQNLASYNLNSFGLRYGKXDQAMATEWILLTTIKQL
- the golt1a gene encoding golgi transport 1A (The RefSeq protein has 1 substitution compared to this genomic sequence), whose translation is MVAISEFQKIGVGLSGFGIFFLVFGVLLYFDSVLLAFGNVLFLTGLAFIIGLRRTAHFFFQRQKLRASSFFLGGVALVVLRWPRIGMLVESYGFVLLFKSFFPMAFGFLGTVLNMPFLTTLFNYSGSSSSMV